Proteins co-encoded in one Campylobacter jejuni genomic window:
- a CDS encoding putative metalloprotease CJM1_0395 family protein, with the protein MQISSSYNSYDYYSSKPSFDKTNQSDSTQKDEKNLSENKDDKEKNGEQTQIVNGVELSQKEVAQVRELQSIDRNVKAHEAAHQAAGGGLAGAASFTYTRGPDNQMYATAGEVPISMQKGNTPEETIANARQIAAAAMAPADPSPQDYKVAANAAKMEFEARAEAMKLKAEEAKEKEEENKEKDDKNSENSLEKTDKDSKNNDKNSNFDKDFKNFVARTYQQNSQNNDIKFNIAS; encoded by the coding sequence ATGCAAATTAGTTCAAGTTATAACTCTTATGATTACTACTCTAGCAAACCTTCTTTTGATAAAACAAATCAATCTGATTCCACTCAAAAAGATGAAAAAAATCTTAGCGAAAATAAAGATGATAAAGAAAAAAATGGCGAACAAACCCAAATAGTTAATGGCGTAGAGCTAAGCCAAAAAGAAGTAGCTCAAGTTCGCGAACTCCAAAGTATCGATAGAAATGTAAAGGCTCATGAAGCTGCACATCAAGCAGCGGGCGGCGGCTTAGCAGGTGCTGCAAGTTTTACTTATACAAGAGGCCCTGATAATCAAATGTATGCTACAGCGGGCGAAGTTCCTATCAGCATGCAAAAAGGAAACACACCAGAAGAAACTATAGCCAATGCAAGACAAATCGCAGCAGCAGCTATGGCTCCTGCTGATCCTAGCCCACAAGACTATAAAGTTGCAGCAAATGCTGCAAAAATGGAATTTGAAGCAAGAGCTGAAGCAATGAAGCTTAAAGCCGAAGAAGCCAAAGAAAAAGAAGAAGAAAATAAAGAAAAAGATGACAAAAATTCAGAAAATAGCTTAGAAAAAACAGATAAAGATTCAAAAAACAACGATAAAAATTCAAATTTTGATAAAGACTTTAAAAATTTTGTTGCTAGAACTTATCAACAAAACTCACAAAATAACGACATTAAATTCAATATCGCATCTTAA
- a CDS encoding HIT family protein, translated as MIYENDLIYIDKEEAQVPWLKIFTKEIYKEFSDCPLELQKELFEKILLCEKAMIEFYKPEKINIASFANYVPRVHFHVMARFKEDAFFPECMWGKQQREVIKLDLPKFEEFVKFLNSKIF; from the coding sequence ATGATTTATGAAAATGATTTGATTTATATAGATAAAGAGGAGGCTCAAGTGCCTTGGCTTAAAATTTTTACTAAAGAAATTTATAAAGAATTTAGCGATTGTCCTTTAGAGTTGCAAAAGGAACTTTTTGAAAAAATTTTACTTTGTGAAAAGGCTATGATAGAATTTTACAAACCTGAAAAAATCAATATCGCCTCTTTTGCAAATTATGTGCCAAGGGTGCATTTTCATGTTATGGCAAGATTTAAAGAAGATGCGTTTTTTCCAGAGTGTATGTGGGGGAAACAGCAAAGGGAAGTAATAAAGCTTGATTTGCCTAAATTTGAAGAATTTGTAAAATTTTTAAATAGTAAAATTTTTTAA